CTCTTGAATTGTATCGCAACAGACGCATAAGTATGCCTGTAAATTTTTTTATTAAACATATTTTGAATTGAAATTTCTTGGGTATaatagtgaaaaaaaaaaaaaaactgaaaaggtCTATGTGCTTAAAAGACTTCCATATGATGAATTAGAAAACAAGAGCGACGTATATACTCTGCTTGGCTCAGCCTCAAATACTCAAAGCAACTTGGAATAACTTCTACTTCATGCGGGGAAAAAAGATGTAGTAGAAAACTAATTATTGTCTAGAGATAAGTGAGGGTTGTTTAGTTGGTAAAACATCTCCATCCGCGACCAATAGAACCAGGATTCGAGTAACGTTGGAGGGAAAGTGTGGAAATACTATAGATCCTCAAAAAATGTGGGAtaaccgccccccccccccccccccccccacttttttttttggagattTAGATTGTGGTTTATTACAaatactagacggcctatgcccgtgctgcgcacgggcccaacactttagattatagtgcatctatgtgtatgtagttgtctttgaatagtgattatatatatatatatatatattatgttcaaaacacgattaatataacattgtagtttgtgctccgtatctaaaattttattatattaatgtttgctacgaatacaaaatcagcaaatttattaatattttttaaaagagaatacTTGTTtgaaaggaaactattttcctctctttgagataaaacaataacaatatttaagcatcagttgatactttcaattttaattcgattaatttaaaggtgtagaatacttattatgttttatcaaattttgatttggataattctaattcaaattattaaattaattttacatgtttaaaacgaaacaaagtagaaattgattttctatttaaacgaagaaatactattttttaatttttggtaaatattctcggtttagctcattttacttgtcatgttgtcttttgtatgattttttaagaaaatgtcgattagaattataatttgactaatttaccttattcattatttgatctccatttgatatatttttttttacgacattaatctcttttcacatttattagagtaagaataaaaataaaaaagtaattaaattctatcttattttaaaatataaatattttaagtatatttattttagtaaacataacaaataaatgacatggcggaatatcaaatacaacagtttaatatctagattagatctcaggctaatataaaaaaagaaagaaaattgtatggtttgactacttaatcttttgaagaaaaagcaatttcatttgctcccactaatggattgatacgcacgtgacaatgattccatcattattgacttaatgagatactttagaaattacatgaatattgtttgattttttaatataacattgtagtttgtactccgtatctaaaactttattatattagtgtttgctacgaatacaaagtctgcactttttttttttacattgtttatttttttaatatgggattcaacttttttttttttttttttatatatatatatattgcttgattttgtcaatatgggatactatgttcaaaacacaattaatataacattgtagtttgtcctccgtatttaaaactttattatattagtgtttgctacgaatacgcacgtggcaatgaatccatcattgttgacttaatgagatactttggaaattacatgaatattgtttgattttttaatatggggtgcactttttttttttggacattattaatttgcactatttttatgcatatatattatatatatctatctatatatatatatgctacgaatacaaagtctgcactttttttttttttacattgtttgtgtTTTTAATATGagcttcacttttttttttatattgcttgattttgttaatatgaggtccacaaTTTTAAagacgattaatataacattgtgatttgtactccgtatctaaaactttattatattagtgtttactacgaatacaaagtctgcacttttttttttacattatttttttttaatatggggttcactttttttttatattgcttgattttgttaatatgggatccacttttttttttttaccgtgagtttagagatggtgggttccacttttttttattttttatattgcttgatgttgtttagtatggggtccaccctttatggggtgcacttttttttttgacattattagtttgtactatttttatgcacataatatatatacatatactatgttcaaaacacaattaatataacattgtaatttgtgctccgtatctaaaactttattatattagtttttgctacgaatacaaagtctgcactttttttttttacattgtttgtttttttaatatgagcttcacttttttttttatattgcttgattttgttaatatgaggtccacaattttttttatggggctgtttaatatggggcccaaaattttgtttttttaaagggCCCACGATGGCGACGAAATGTTGttggattttattttttatggggctgtttaatatggggcccaaatttttttttttaagggcccACGATGGCGACGAAATGTTGTTGGAACGGACGACGAAGAGTGAGTAACAACTCACTCTTCTAAATAATAGTAATTATATTAGCTACATGAGTTCTTTTTACAagaaattggaaaaaggtaacaCATGAAATTTATTGAAGGAAACATACAACAATCTAAGAACACATAATTCGACCCAAGATTTTCCAATATTTGTTTCACTAGTTGATAGTGTAATCACATGTTAAGAATACAAACTCCACCATAAATATTCACAGTCCAAGATTGTACCTTAATGTAATTACAGAGATTTATCCAATGAACATCATAGAAGACTGCTTACGTCTTCATGGAATCCTCCATAGAAGTTCTTCTCACAAGGAAGAATAGAGTTTTCTATTTATTGGGACAAAAATgcagagaagaaaaaaaaaattaagtcttTTATTTTGTTGAAGGGATACAACTTTTAGGGACTTTTCCCTTTTCCCATTTTAtttcataatatatataaaatattatatatatatatatatatatatatatatatatatatatatatatatatatatatatatatatatatatatatacttatttgGATATGGATATGGGTTTACCCACGTGGGTAACCCGAATCCACAATTTCCTAACATTTATAAATAGAATTATAGGGTCATGTCCTCCTTAGTCCTATTTGAATTGAAAGTGAACATACAATAACGTTCCTTCTTTTTCTCTTGATTTAATACATTCTCAAAACATAAAAGATTTAGAAAGCACCACTTTCGAATAAAGAAATGGCAAATAAAACAAAGAATGAATTCCACTAGCGTAGTGTACACCATTGAAGGATTCTCTTCCTCGACAATATAATAATCCTTGCTTTGATGTTTCTATTCTAATACTTGATTCAAGTAAAAAGTTATTGATACTTAATATATCCGCCTACACGATATTAACTCATCCTTTTTATAGAGAGTCCGTCATGTTAGCTTGCTACCGAGGCTTTGGAATATCGCCATGCATTGCACTACTACACGGCCTAGCGCACCACATAAACTACCGGAAAAAAAGCCCAAAATTCAATGGCATGGCCGTTAAAGTACCTCAGCTGGTGCACAAAAATGACCTTAAAATCTTACTTTATGCACCATAGGCACACTAAAGGGTAATAAGTTTGAATTATAtttcttatacatacatataatatcTTGAATACTTTTAGTAAAATTTCGCTATTGCTTTTATGCACCGTGGAATGACATTGAAAGGCAACAGAATTTTTGGCGTTATGTTTTAAATTGTAGTACTACTTGAGTAGCTAAAGAGGATTATCCCATCACTGACGGATTTTCGGTTATAAATAACTTTTGACCACAATGCTAAAATGGCCCTTATTGCTGCTTGTTAAACCTCTTTCACAAAAAAGATTGGCAAGTTGTGCAAAAGTTATTTATTTATGCTTTTCTGCAACATGACGTTGAGGACTCAAATTCCACTCAAAGCATTGATCGATTATTTGATCATCTAACTTTACAATGCTCTTTTATTCAATAATTGGCAGTCTTCTTTAATTCTCCGTTGAAAGTCCTCCTTTCTAAAATGCTTTTTGGTGACTCGCCCTTGGACGAATCACTTGCAAAATACCTTGAAATTGGAGTTTAGTTCCGTGAGAATTACACCCCAAACGTCTGATTATATGTTCTAAACACGATTAACACTTAACGCTTGAGGCTCACTCAATAGTTCCTATCAAAATCATGTGTCAAATTCCTTAATTAGCAATGTTGACCCttaaattctttaacaaatgaatggTATATAAAAGTTCAGATATTCGGGCTATGGGAGGTGAGGTGGGGGTAAGGCGTATGGGATGGGTGGGAGGGTCAGGTATGGTGGTGGCGGAATCCGGGCTATGGGAGGTGAAGTGGTGCACGCAAGGTGTATTGGAGGGGCATGAGGAAACAATTAATATGTAATGTCATTTGTGAAATTTGTTTTTCATAGTTTCATTAAAGAAGattattttctcatttttaagaaatttatttttcatgaaataaaataatttcagaaaCATTGAACTAACCAATCATaagaaaaatttaaaatattttccGCAACCCCACAATTCTCAAATCGCAAAAGCGGCGACTAATCAATGTCCCTTTGTTTCTTTAATAAGCAACCAAATCGAAAAATTTAATGCATCTATATAGGGCCTAACCAACATATATAATTTCTTTATTTAGAAAGGATATGATTAGTAGGTAGAAGGTTAATAGGTAGTAGATGTTGTCTCGCTTTTTTTCCCCTTAATCTTAGTAGTAGTATTTTTCATGTAGTTTCTTATCCTTCGACTTATGTTACTATCGATTGTCTCTTGTTATTCACTTATTAGTGTTCTGTTTTGTTGTAGTAACTGTTCCTATTTCCTTTTTGGCCTGCTTTATCTTTTCTTTACCCTGAGTCGAGAGTCTATCGAAAACAACTTCTCTAACTCTCAATGTAAGGGTAacgtctgcgtacactctacccctCCCAGACCTCACTTGTAGAATtatactaggtatgttgttgttgatgtaatAGAGTCTATATAAGTTATAAAATTAAACATTAAAATATTTACGCATACATAAAAGTCCATTTTttttgtagataatttaaatCACTTATCAAACTTTTTATGATGACAAATGTACACCATGCAGTTCATGTTGttgttatatatacatgtactcTATGTGGTCGTTCAGGAAATATCTAACATTTTCTTCTCCTTCCTCCCTAGCTAGGTAGTTCCTTAATATATTTCTTATACTAGCTAGCTAGATCACCATCCTATAAATATATTGTTCCATTCGCCTATTATCAGATACCAATTCAATTATCACCATTCAATTCACATAGTAATACCTACCCAGGCACCAATTGAAGTGTACGTTAATATCAAGAAGGAAGAAAATGGGGAACGATTTGTTGGCTTTTCTAGTGATGGTGATTGTGCAATTAGGGTTTGCTGGAATGATAATAATAACAAAGTTAGTGATGGATGGTGGTATGAATCCTTTCGTTCAATCAGCATATAAGCCAATTTTTGCCACCATCTCCATTGCTCCCTTTGCTTTTTTCTTGGAGAGGTACACCTTCTTCCTACCTACAATTTTaaaatttccttttctttttcttaacttttttattatatatgaggaaTAACAAGAGGAAGCTGGAGAAAAAGTAAGAGTGAGAAACTAAAAGTGTATTGTCTAAATGttttcctttatctcattattAATTACTATGTCGTAATTATTTGATTCAGCCTCGAAAGCTAGGTCCTATTTCTTATACCAGCATACACTATAGTTTTAGGAGGATAATTAATTACTACTAGTATATTTTTCCGAAGGATAATCAATTAATTAAATGaaacatttttcatttcattGCGGACCAAGATTTATAGTCAATTAAAATTCCCTTTTGAATCCTACATCGAAGTTTACATGGAGATGGTAGGACTTGGGAACTATTCCTCGGATTAATTTTGGCTCATTTGTAGatagaaaaatattttatttgaCAAAACTGTATAAAGTATGCACTTTTGTCGAAATGCTACTATTGAAGTACGGAGAATAACAAAAAGCTTACCACTATTTAGTCAGTCAGTTATTCAGTTTGGAGAAATTGTTTCTTGGAAATGACTATAAAATTATTTAGTGGCCTGAAAAAGACAGCACGTCGCAGTTTTGTTATTTCTCTTTTGTCTGTTTTCTGGTTAATTAATTAGCAATACTTTTTTCTAGTGGCActctttctgttttttttttttttttctggttatTTTCTGCGTTTGTTAGTTGTTACATACTTCTACCATTTACTGGATGCTTGTTTTTTAAGTTTCTGCTCCCAATTTATTTGGCTATTATTATTTTTGTCTATTACCAAAAAAACTGATAtatttttatttagaaattaaatAATCCTACATTATCATTTGGTACTAGCAAGATTATTTTAATTCTGTTGGATTCAAAGCAAATTGTTTGGTGCAATCTAGTTTAGCAGTTTACTTGTATTTAATTTattcatacggattttttttaaaaatttcttaaaCATCTGATCGATTGACTATGCCAAACATATTGGAAGCACGAATGATGATTTTTCGTTTCTTGGCAAACGAAATTGACGTCTGTTCCTTATTTGTCCTGCCAATTAATGGAGATAGCACAATCTTTTATCATTGTCTCTTGATTcagcttttttcttttcttgtattTCTTTTATTTCCTTATCTTGACAGGAAATCCAGACCCAAGTTGACACGCTCTATTCTTTTCCAGATATTTTTGTGTTCTGTTTTCGGGTAAGCATTTTCTTTTCTGTTGAACCTAGTTATATGAGGCCCGTGCCCAAGGTATAAAAGTAGTACAAGTTTAACTAAAGATGCATAATCTGTATCATATTTTCCTATCGCATAATTAATACCATAATCCAGTGGCACATTAAATATTTGCTGTTGATAAGTCTTCATTATTATTAAAGTTTCTCAGTCACCtaattaaataatttttaaacaacaaattatttatgaggaaggaAGTTTGGTAGAAGAATTATCAAATACCATAGGAACGCGAGCGACTCGACATTCTGTGAAGTAACATGATTTAAATTATGTAAAATAAATATAACTCAGTGAATATCGCAAATTTGAAAAAATTgacatttttatgaatttgtgagcatataatttctgtaTTTATAGATAGAAATATGTTTTTTGGTATTTATTAAGTTTTAATTTCACTCATCATATTTCATGTAACGGGATAGTTAAATGTGGTGATTTAAGCTTAGTTTTAGACGAAATTaagcaaaaaaataataattaaatttattaaatgaacctcaagaatcaaTTTTAGTTCTTCATATATAATTTTTGCTTAAACATATTCATACTTAATTCAAATTGCAATTATAGTATTTTGGGTATGAATTTTTATATCAAATTTTAATTTAACATTTTTAAattgatctaattcaatttagcttcaaagtttagtcaaattaactctcgAAAAACTAAAAGTGCTACATAATTTGAAATCAAGGCCAAAAATGATTAGTAAGATCTAATAAAATGCTCTAGTTGGAAACGAAAATATGGCTCCAAAGTTGCTTAAAATTTGCCAAAATGTATTGACAAATAATATAAAGGGTAAATCTAATGGTCGACTCGGTCCATATTAGATTGGGCACATCCCTTAAGAAATCACTTATCCTTAGAAAGTAAGAAGCATTTTACTAAATCACCTTAATTAAAGAATGCCAATTTAATATGAATTTTTTGTTGTGtaaaaattcacttatctaaataatgATAAATTTGATATATTATAACTATTAATATCTTcttaattatataaaaaatatttatttggatTAAATATAAAAGCTATGAACAGGAGAAAGTAAGGGGAAAAAAGTTCACAGAAAGTACTATAAATATCAATATACACCAATTACACATAGTAATGGACAagaaaaaatgagtgaaaaatgAGAATATgccaagaagagaaaaaaaaaatccacttgTCACAACATTAGAGGATCAAATTCTTTGTGAGGACTATAAAAAACTTGGATCCTAACTTATATAGTATAGTAATGTGAGTAATATTTTTACACggcaagaaaaagaaaagctCAAAGCCTATTTTGAGGCAGAGAACCAAAGAGATCTGAAAAGGAAAGAGGTCCACAATAGCAAAATGTGGAAATCACATATGCACACAAACAGAGACGTGCTGATGTGGCCGAGCCTGTGCAGAAACATCAAAATTACTTTCGAATAAGCACACAACACAAGCAAGCATGTTGACGCCCAGCTGTGTGCTTATTCACATTTTTTAGATAGTAAAACATAGTAGTAGTATACAATTGCACTCCACTAACAGTTTTCTTTACTATAAAGGACTGAATAAATCTGTTTGCTGTGCTCTTTTGGTTTTGCTCTGTTTGTTCTCATTAGATGAATACATTACATAAGTTACATAATGGGAAAGTGAGAAGCGCATTATAGTGTGATTTTATATTTTAGTCAAAGGCAAGTTTATTTATTCAACTCAAATATGGGAAATTAAAATTATATATTTTCTGAAAATGTATTGTGGTCTCTTCAATTATCAAATTTACTAAGGACCGTCTATACCTAAAATGTAATATCTCGTGCAAACTGTATGCCATCATTCTTCCATGGATAATCTAGAACTAGTACATGCCGGTCATTTTTCAGTTCTGTAATTAAAAAATAGTTACTATCAAGGAATTTCAAATTTTACAAGTGAAATTGGAGTTGAAAAATGAATGTTTGGGAATTTTACCCTTCTCATCCTTTAATTAACAAATGGCCTGTTGACCTGTACGATGCATGTTATCTAACTAAATGAGTATTTTAGTTAGGAGGCAAGCGGCTTAAATAAAGCGATTTGAAAATGAGAGACCAATCATCGACTATATTTGGGATTGAgctgtattgttattgtaattatACTTCTTATTATAACTTGTTCTTACATTTTATTTTACCATGAAATATGCAGGATAACAGCAAACCAATATACATATTTCATTGGATTAAATAATTCAACTCCAACAGTTGCTTCCGCCATTGATAATCTAATCCCAGCTTTCACGTTTATCATAGCCGTACCCTTGGGGTAATTAATTTATTTACAATTCAAAAGTAAATAAGTATCAAATTGGAATATTATATATAATAAACTTTAATTCTGTGGCTGCAGGGTTGAAAAATTGGGGTTGAGAAGTATAGCAGGacaagccaagttttgggggaCAATAGTATGCGTTGGAGGGGCAATGTTATTGTCATTATATCATGGCAAAGTGGTTATTGGTCAATTAGGATATCACTGGAAATATGCAGAAAGTACAGGTAAAGATGTCAATGCAGCCCATGGCAACTTCTTTTTAGGACCTTTTCTACTAATAATGGCCAGTCTCACTTATGCCATTTGGTTAATCATTCAGGTAATACTACTCCCCTTGTCTTTTTTTTCACTTTTAGTACAGATTTAAGTTTATTTCTCAACCCAAAGTTTACAAATATCGTGGCTATCTCAGACATTTTAAGAAATTGTTCAGGACTAAATTTGCAAGTTTCTCATGTTTTGATTGGTCAGAATTTCTGAAAAATATTTTGggaataattttttttctagCTCTTACCTTCGGATTTTGTTGTTTTTGGGTTAATTAGGGAAGGGTAAGCGAGAAGTATGCAGCTCCATATACATGCATAACGTTGATGTGCTTAATGGCAAGTGTAGAGAGCGTCATCATTGGCATTTGCGTCGTCCCTAAAGTTTCTGAATGGGCTTTAAACCCTATCAGAGTTATCTCAGTTATCTATAATGTACGACTCTTTCGCTTCTTTTCTCCTCTCTAtcttataataaaaataaaagaaatccTATTAATTTGCTTATGATGTTGACAACAGGGAGTTGTGTGTACGTCATTTGCATATTTCCTGAGCTCGTGGTGCATTGAAAAAAAAGGTCCTTTATATGTGGCGATGTTCAATCCTTTGCTGTTAGTTATTTCCGCATTTCTCAGTTGGACTTTGCTTCGTGAGAAATTATACCTTGGCGTGTAAGCATAGACAAGTAATTTATTTTCATATTGCAAGCTAATTATAATTTCCTAGTAAAACATTTTGCATTTCTTTGACCATTTTAAGGAGATAATTTATTTATTGGGAATGTTGAAATATCAGAGTTGTAGGGTCAATTATAGTAGTGGCTGGGCTATACGGTTTTTTGTGGGGCAAAAAGATGGAGACAAGTGAACCAGAAATTGAGGATGAAGTAACTAAAGGGAAGAACCAGTCCAGTAAATCAGTTGATTTGGAATTGCAATTACCTAACTCTAATGGTCATCATATAGAGTCGAAGCAGATATCATCAGAAGCCAAAGCTGAACCATGATGGGCCaaaaatgaattggagtacttttTGTAATAAATATGAAATTAATCTCTTTGTATTTGAGCATAAGGTTATTTGTTAGACAATATATAAAAACCATTTCCCATTCAGATCATATGGAGCATGAGAAAAATACACACTCATCGGAACTTACATGTAGcggtgtattcattaatttttgcTGGATCTGGAAACATTTTCCGGTGCCGAATCTGGAAAATAGTGTTTCTTTATGAGTGTATTCAATAATTTTTAGCATACAATCCAGTGTATTCATTAActttttagcatacaattcagtgtttggggtgtattttatttcttgtattttgtATTTGAGTGTATCTGTTAAATTTTGTGCAAAATTGTGTTTGGGGTGtactttattttttgtatttagtaTTTGAGTGTATCCGTTAAATTTTGTGCAAAATTGTGTTTGGGGTGTACtttatttcttgtattttgaaggatatttttttgtatacaaccgatttcaaatataataaagtgaatacagtgtaaaagtagctacaaatgaatacaatTGAGTTGAATAATACAACTTAGTTGAATACATTTAACTTGAATACATCGAAATCTGAATTGAATACAACGAAATCTGACTCAaccgaattttgaatacaatttGATTTTTGAATACAATCCACTGTAGCAATCTACTGTAACGCGCGATTGTACCTATGAAATGTAATTAGCTAAAATATAGCTATGCCCATTGCTCAATTTAAAACCCCTAAAtgttagtcatttatgtaaagttgacttctttttttcccttttctgGAACGGACATTTTATATATGGAGTATTTAATTGCTTCCCTCATGTTATTAAAATGTATGGagtatttagagcccgtttggattggcttataagttagcttataagctgttttcagcttttttgagtgtttggctggccagcttaaagtcattttatgcttaaaataagctcaaaaaaataattggacccatttgacttagtttatctaaagcagaccaaaaaaaataagttggactacctcaacttatttttttcagcttataagctgcaaacagctttaagctgtaagccaatccaaacgggctcttaattgcTTCCCTCATGTTATTGGCTTTAAGTAGTTTCCTTTTTAGTCCTTTAATTTAACATTGGAAAAGCCACATTATGAGAGATATCCCTTTACTCAAGGGAAATAATAGACGTGAGTGATTTGAAATGTCAATTTTGTTATGCTTTTCAATGATGCTTTAGATTTTTTCGCTACAATATATATAGGTCGCTGCAAGGTTCTTTTCTCCATAACATAATTCTCCACTTTACATGAAAGAGACAAGATAATTTCCATAATAAACAATTTGAAAAACTTAAAAAGGAGAGAGTTTGACCAACTTTACTATTGTGGACCatatatcataaaataatgtcTTACAACTAATGTTTGCATAATGGAGAAAAGCATAATGTTATGAAAAAAAACTTGCACAATCTGTTCAtattaaattatataaatttatTATACTTAATTAAATGATTGGAGTTTGATGGAGCATTTGGAATATGAGTTCAATTCATGAACCtaaatttttttatattatttgtaAATTTAGATATCAAGCAATATTAAATTCTGTATTCATAATATCAAAAGTACAGAGAGTATGTTCAAGTTGCACCCAATCAAATTTAAATTCTGATCAGCCTTTGTAAGTTCAAGTTCATAGATTTGGTTTAAACACCGAGAGCGAATAAATTTTAGGGCTTTTAAAACATTTGGCCCCTCAGCCAAATTATAACCGCTAGTCAAATATGTAAAACATACACAATAATtatgtatagtatatattatataaaaaaaaatatgtactAACTATTATTTTGGTGGACGACTACAAGTGAAAAATTCCCTAATTTATTTTGGTTATCAAACTATGGCTAAGCTGGCATCACCCACCCTGTTGGACATCTCGAGCAAATTTTTTCACGGATTGTCTTACATACGGtctgttttttaatttttggccctcatatcggtggtctttaattttttctctaTATATTTTGCTAAGCATAAGTTATGTGATATTTTTATATtcgaaaattgattttttttcttcgcTCGACACAAgttatgtagaaattaagttatgtGGCATAAGTATTGTAGTAATTTTCAGGTAATGTTGAGTATTGAAAGTTTTGTCTTTTCCGACGTAACTTATATGAATGTGATGATACATATGCCGAAGCTAAATGCTAACTATGCCGAGCGAAATCTAAACTTATGCCTTTTTCTAGATTATGTTGAAAGTTGaggatgttatgatacatatgctGAAGCTAAACGCTTACTATACTAAATTTAATTTATGTCACGTTAAAAatgttgaaggaaaaaaattaaagtccacaaatttttgggacaaaatttaaagactaccTCCGTATAGGGCCATATATGCCAATGACTCCACCTCGGTCAGCTTATTGATGGGCTGTCTACGCTCCC
The sequence above is a segment of the Lycium barbarum isolate Lr01 chromosome 6, ASM1917538v2, whole genome shotgun sequence genome. Coding sequences within it:
- the LOC132598482 gene encoding WAT1-related protein At1g09380-like isoform X1; the protein is MGNDLLAFLVMVIVQLGFAGMIIITKLVMDGGMNPFVQSAYKPIFATISIAPFAFFLERKSRPKLTRSILFQIFLCSVFGITANQYTYFIGLNNSTPTVASAIDNLIPAFTFIIAVPLGVEKLGLRSIAGQAKFWGTIVCVGGAMLLSLYHGKVVIGQLGYHWKYAESTGKDVNAAHGNFFLGPFLLIMASLTYAIWLIIQGRVSEKYAAPYTCITLMCLMASVESVIIGICVVPKVSEWALNPIRVISVIYNGVVCTSFAYFLSSWCIEKKGPLYVAMFNPLLLVISAFLSWTLLREKLYLGVVVGSIIVVAGLYGFLWGKKMETSEPEIEDEVTKGKNQSSKSVDLELQLPNSNGHHIESKQISSEAKAEP
- the LOC132598482 gene encoding WAT1-related protein At1g09380-like isoform X2, which gives rise to MGNDLLAFLVMVIVQLGFAGMIIITKLVMDGGMNPFVQSAYKPIFATISIAPFAFFLERITANQYTYFIGLNNSTPTVASAIDNLIPAFTFIIAVPLGVEKLGLRSIAGQAKFWGTIVCVGGAMLLSLYHGKVVIGQLGYHWKYAESTGKDVNAAHGNFFLGPFLLIMASLTYAIWLIIQGRVSEKYAAPYTCITLMCLMASVESVIIGICVVPKVSEWALNPIRVISVIYNGVVCTSFAYFLSSWCIEKKGPLYVAMFNPLLLVISAFLSWTLLREKLYLGVVVGSIIVVAGLYGFLWGKKMETSEPEIEDEVTKGKNQSSKSVDLELQLPNSNGHHIESKQISSEAKAEP
- the LOC132598482 gene encoding WAT1-related protein At1g09380-like isoform X3 gives rise to the protein MGNDLLAFLVMVIVQLGFAGMIIITKLVMDGGMNPFVQSAYKPIFATISIAPFAFFLERKSRPKLTRSILFQIFLCSVFGITANQYTYFIGLNNSTPTVASAIDNLIPAFTFIIAVPLGVEKLGLRSIAGQAKFWGTIVCVGGAMLLSLYHGKVVIGQLGYHWKYAESTGKDVNAAHGNFFLGPFLLIMASLTYAIWLIIQGRVSEKYAAPYTCITLMCLMASVESVIIGICVVPKVSEWALNPIRVISVIYNGVVCTSFAYFLSSWCIEKKGPLYVAMFNPLLLVISAFLSWTLLREKLYLGV